The Erythrolamprus reginae isolate rEryReg1 chromosome 5, rEryReg1.hap1, whole genome shotgun sequence genome window below encodes:
- the SFR1 gene encoding swi5-dependent recombination DNA repair protein 1 homolog, with protein MGTPILNKSRSLSCTPENCENSVQSSSLGKQLMSATLRERLKKTRRSFHSNFIVAKQLKIDDENNSNQKETTLSMEEPCSVSHVEDKCLKKVPDETMCSKSSAEDRSLSEQSGYNKATHNSSEVLLGTDCKQLELLEEKMTVMKQLQEKEDILRRLKLVKLYRTKNNSEELQLLISKWRKSSQAILYELQSALSTDNKKLSLTQLIDSFGLDDKLLHYIRTDEEFTAP; from the exons ATGGGGACACCTATATTGAACAAATCTAGATCATTATCCTGCACTCCAGAGAATTGTGAGAATTCTGTTCAAAGCAGTAGCTTAGGGAAACAG TTAATGAGTGCAACCCTACGAGAACGGTTGAAGAAGACAAGAAGATCTTTTCATTCAAATTTTATTGTTGCCAAACAACTTAAAATAGATGATGAAAACAATAGTAATCAGAAGGAGACAACTTTATCTATGGAAGAACCATGTTCTGTTTCACATGTTGAGGATAAGTGCTTGAAAAAAGTTCCTGATGAAACTATGTGTTCGAAGAGTTCTGCAGAAGACAGATCACTATCTGAACAAAGTGGATACAATAAAGCTACGCACAATTCTTCCGAAGTTTTGTTGGGCACAGACTGTAAACAGTTGGAGCTGTTGGAGGAAAAGATGACAGTAATGAAGCAGCTTCAGGAAAAAGAAGACATTCTTCGAAGACTTAAATTGGTCAAACTATATAGAACAAAG AATAATTCAGAAGAGTTACAGCTTCTGATATCAAAATGGAGAAAGAGTTCCCAAGCAATTTTGTATGAGCTGCAATCAGCCTTATCTACTGATAACAAGAAATTAAGTTTGACTCAATTGATTGATAGTTTTGGATTAGATGACAAACTCTTACATTATATCCGAACAGATGAAGAATTTACAGCTCCATAA